In a single window of the Pongo abelii isolate AG06213 chromosome 1, NHGRI_mPonAbe1-v2.0_pri, whole genome shotgun sequence genome:
- the TMEM82 gene encoding transmembrane protein 82, with product MFSLPSLPSWFPGLPSLEWGSSLLDSLLQGLIGALGVLVLNSLLKVYFFVGCANDPQRRPEKERLRAQWASLETVHLAGLALFLTVVGSRVAALVVLEFSLRAVSTLLSLGKGSQGAAERLQLYLLCQYSLGCGLTCGLSFLQEGAPHRTLNLLLSLGLATLLGLGARRLHRHVCRLYELHSSQRYCGVCLGLLAGAHGLPQLLGRALAVAFAVGDLAAVALINQDFLTTSEAMRFWTPLTICYTLLVIYMQEEQRQHPGLQSQVQTVLVRMGGLFVLLLTVGRWLDLLGILVSLLGELWCLVGVRTLLDLCQIQDFPSQRPPVSTPSQPLPSAPQSQSSAPS from the exons ATGTTCTCTCTTCCATCCCTCCCCTCCTGGTTCCCCGGCCTCCCCTCCCTCGAGTGGGGCTCTAGCCTCCTCGACTCCCTCCTGCAAG GCCTGATTGGGGCCCTTGGAGTCTTGGTCCTGAACAGCCTCCTGAAAGTTTACTTCTTCGTGGGCTGTGCCAA TGACCCGCAGCGGCGGCCCGAAAAAGAGCGGCTTCGGGCCCAGTGGGCCTCGCTGGAAACGGTGCACCTGGCAGGGCTGGCCCTGTTTCTGACGGTCGTGGGGTCCCGGGTGGCTGCCCTTGTGGTGCTCGAGTTCTCCCTCCGGGCCGTGTCCACGCTGCTGTCCCTCGGCAAG GGCTCCCAGGGTGCCGCCGAGAGGCTGCAGCTCTACCTGCTGTGCCAGTACTCGCTGGGCTGCGGGCTGACCTGTGGCCTGAGCTTCCTGCAGGAGGGCGCCCCTCACCGCACGCTGAACCTGCTGCTGAGCCTCGGGCTGGCCACTCTGCTGGGCCTGGGTGCCCGGCGCCTCCACCGCCACGTCTGCCGCCTCTACGAGCTGCACAGCAGCCAGCGCTACTGTGGGGTGTGCCTGGGCCTGCTGGCTGGTGCACACGGCCTCCCCCAGCTGCTGGGCCGTGCCCTGGCCGTGGCCTTTGCCGTGGGTGACCTGGCGGCTGTGGCCCTCATCAACCAGGACTTTCTGACCACCTCGGAGGCCATGCGATTCTGGACACCGCTCACCATCTGCTACACGCTGCTGGTCATCTACATGCAGG AGGAGCAGCGGCAGCACCCCGGCCTGCAGAGCCAGGTGCAGACAGTGCTGGTGCGCATGGGCGGCCTCTTCGTGCTGCTGCTGACCGTGGGTCGCTGGCTGGACCTGCTGGGCATCCTCGTCTCCCTGCTGGGCGAGCTCTGGTGTCTGGTGGGCGTCCGCACCCTGCTTGACCTCTGCCAGATACAG GATTTTCCATCTCAGAGGCCTCCGGTGTCAACACCAAGCCAGCCCCTGCCCTCGGCACCCCAGTCCCAGAGTTCGGCCCCCTCCTGA
- the SLC25A34 gene encoding solute carrier family 25 member 34, producing the protein METVPPAVDLVLGASACCLACVFTNPLEVVKTRLQLQGELQARGTYPRPYQGFIASVAAVARADGLWGLQKGLAAGLLYQGLMNGVRFYCYSLACQAGLAQQPGGTVVAGAVAGALGAFVGSPAYLIKTQLQAQTVAAMAVGHQHNHQTVLRALETIWRQQGLLGLWQGVGGAVPRVMVGSAAQLATFASAKAWVQKQQWLPEDSWLVALAGGMISSIAVVVVMTPFDVVSTRLYNQPVDRAGRGQLYGGLTDCMVKIWRQEGPLALYKGLGPAYLRLGPHTILSMLFWDELRKLAGRAQHQGT; encoded by the exons ATGGAGACGGTGCCCCCAGCAGTGGACCTGGTGCTGGGTGCTTCTGCCTGCTGCCTGGCCTGTGTCTTCACCAACCCCCTGGAGGTGGTGAAGACGCGGCTGCAGCTGCAGGGGGAACTGCAGGCCCGGGGCACCTACCCACGGCCCTACCAGGGCTTCATAGCCTCTGTCGCTGCTGTGGCCCGAGCAGACGGGCTGTGGGGTCTGCAGAAGGGGCTGGCTGCCGGCCTTCTGTACCAAGGCCTCATGAACGGCGTTCGTTTCTACTGCTACAGCCTGGCGTGCCAGGCTGGCCTCGCGCAGCAACCAGGTGGCACCGTGGTTGCGGGAGCCGTGGCGGGGGCACTGGGAGCCTTCGTGGGGAGCCCTGCTTACCTG ATCAAAACGCAGCTGCAAGCCCAGACAGTGGCCGCCATGGCCGTGGGACACCAGCACAATCACCAG ACTGTCCTGCGTGCCTTGGAGACCATCTGGCGGCAGCAAGGGCTGCTGGGGCTGTGGCAGGGCGTTGGTGGGGCTGTGCCCCGAGTCATGGTGGGCTCAGCTGCCCAGCTGGCCACCTTCGCCTCTGCCAAGGCCTGGGTGCAGAAGCAACAG TGGCTCCCGGAGGACAGCTGGCTGGTGGCCCTGGCTGGGGGCATGATCAGCAGCATAGCCGTGGTTGTCGTCATGACCCCCTTCGATGTGGTCAGCACGCGGCTATACAATCAGCCGGTGGACAGAGCTGGCAGG GGCCAGCTCTATGGGGGCCTCACCGACTGCATGGTGAAGATTTGGCGGCAGGAGGGCCCCCTGGCACTCTACAAGGGCCTGGGCCCCGCCTACCTGCGCCTGGGCCCCCACACCATCCTCAGCATGCTCTTCTGGGACGAGCTTCGGAAACTGGCTGGGCGGGCCCAGCACCAGGGCACCTAG